A single region of the Streptomyces sp. AM 4-1-1 genome encodes:
- a CDS encoding MmcQ/YjbR family DNA-binding protein yields the protein MTPGELSAFCLDLNGASRDVPFPRSPELSVFKVGGKIFAFCALEQRPLTVSLKCDPEEAVRLRETYDAVVPGWHLNKRHWNTVTVSGLPDRRLRELVEDSYDLVVAGLPKAERLRLDRP from the coding sequence GTGACCCCGGGAGAGCTGAGCGCCTTCTGCCTGGACCTGAACGGCGCGTCGCGGGACGTGCCGTTCCCGCGCAGTCCGGAGCTTTCGGTCTTCAAGGTGGGCGGCAAGATCTTCGCGTTCTGCGCACTGGAGCAGCGTCCCCTGACGGTCTCCCTGAAGTGCGACCCGGAGGAGGCGGTCCGGCTGCGCGAGACGTACGACGCGGTGGTCCCCGGTTGGCACCTCAACAAACGCCACTGGAACACGGTCACCGTCTCCGGCCTCCCGGACCGTCGCCTGCGCGAACTGGTCGAGGACTCGTACGACCTGGTGGTGGCGGGTCTCCCGAAGGCGGAACGCCTGCGCCTGGACCGCCCTTGA
- a CDS encoding hemolysin family protein, which produces MSLPLVAGAVLLVVVGWLAACAEAGIARVSSFRAAEAARSGRRGSAKLAQVAADPTRYLNVALLVRVACEMSAGVLVTYVCLNEFRETWQALALAMGVMVLVSYVAIGVSPRTIGRQHPLNTATAAAYVLLPLARIMGPVPQLLILLGNALTPGQGFRKGPFASEAELRAMVDLAEQESLIEDEERRMVHSVFELGDTLVREVMVPRTDLVCIERYKTIRQALTLALRSGFSRIPVTGENEDDIVGIVYLKDLVRKTHINRESEADLVSTAMRPAVFVPDTKNAGDLLREMQQRRNHVAVVIDEYGGTAGIVTIEDILEEIVGEITDEYDRELPPVEPLENGCFRVTARLDIGDLGELFGLDEYDDEDVETVGGLLAKALGRVPIAGATAVVDLPDGRVLRLTAESPAGRRNKIVTVLVEPEKTETA; this is translated from the coding sequence GTGAGCCTTCCACTCGTCGCGGGCGCGGTGCTGCTGGTCGTCGTCGGCTGGCTGGCGGCCTGCGCCGAGGCCGGCATCGCCCGGGTGTCGAGCTTCCGGGCGGCCGAGGCGGCCCGGTCCGGCCGACGCGGCAGCGCCAAGCTGGCCCAGGTCGCCGCCGACCCGACCCGCTATCTCAACGTCGCCCTGCTGGTGCGGGTCGCCTGCGAGATGTCCGCCGGGGTGCTCGTCACCTACGTCTGCCTGAACGAATTCCGGGAGACCTGGCAGGCGCTGGCCCTCGCCATGGGCGTGATGGTGCTCGTCTCGTACGTCGCCATCGGCGTCTCGCCGCGCACCATCGGCCGCCAGCACCCGCTGAACACGGCCACCGCGGCGGCGTACGTCCTGCTGCCGCTCGCCAGGATCATGGGCCCGGTCCCGCAACTCCTGATCCTGCTGGGCAACGCGCTGACACCAGGTCAGGGCTTCCGCAAGGGCCCGTTCGCGAGCGAGGCCGAGCTGCGGGCGATGGTCGACCTCGCCGAGCAGGAATCCCTCATCGAGGACGAGGAGCGCCGCATGGTGCACTCGGTCTTCGAGCTGGGCGACACGCTCGTACGCGAAGTCATGGTGCCGCGCACCGACCTGGTCTGCATAGAGCGCTACAAGACGATCCGGCAGGCGCTGACGCTGGCGCTGCGCTCCGGTTTCTCGCGCATCCCGGTCACCGGGGAGAACGAGGACGACATCGTCGGCATCGTCTATCTCAAGGACCTGGTCCGCAAGACGCACATCAACCGCGAGTCGGAGGCCGATCTCGTCTCCACGGCGATGCGGCCCGCCGTGTTCGTCCCCGACACCAAGAACGCCGGGGACCTGCTGCGCGAGATGCAGCAGCGGCGCAACCACGTCGCCGTCGTCATCGACGAGTACGGCGGCACGGCGGGCATCGTCACCATCGAGGACATCCTTGAGGAGATCGTCGGCGAGATCACCGACGAGTACGACCGTGAACTCCCGCCCGTGGAGCCCCTGGAGAACGGCTGCTTCCGGGTGACGGCCCGCCTCGACATCGGCGACCTCGGGGAGCTGTTCGGCCTCGACGAATACGACGACGAGGACGTGGAGACGGTCGGCGGGCTGCTGGCGAAGGCATTGGGTCGGGTCCCGATCGCCGGGGCCACGGCGGTGGTCGACCTCCCCGACGGCCGCGTGCTCCGGCTGACGGCCGAATCCCCGGCCGGCCGGCGCAACAAGATCGTCACCGTGCTGGTGGAACCGGAGAAGACGGAGACCGCGTGA
- the ybeY gene encoding rRNA maturation RNase YbeY, with amino-acid sequence MSIDVNNESGTEVDEQAILDIARYALARMRIHPLSELSVIVVDTDAMEQLHMQWMDLPGPTDVMSFPMDELRPPSKDDEEPPQGLLGDIVLCPEVAKKQGEDAETGHSMDEELQLLTVHGVLHLLGYDHEEPDEKAEMFGLQAAIVDGWRAEHGLEGPSPAPTLS; translated from the coding sequence ATGTCGATCGACGTCAACAACGAGTCCGGAACCGAGGTCGACGAGCAGGCGATCCTCGACATCGCCCGCTACGCCCTCGCGCGGATGCGCATCCATCCGCTCTCCGAACTCTCGGTGATCGTGGTGGACACCGACGCCATGGAACAGCTCCACATGCAGTGGATGGACCTGCCGGGTCCGACGGACGTCATGTCCTTCCCGATGGACGAACTGCGCCCGCCGTCCAAGGACGACGAGGAGCCCCCGCAGGGACTCCTCGGTGACATCGTGCTCTGTCCCGAGGTCGCGAAGAAGCAGGGCGAGGACGCGGAGACCGGGCACTCCATGGACGAGGAGCTTCAGCTCCTCACCGTCCACGGAGTGCTGCACCTCCTGGGTTACGACCACGAGGAGCCGGACGAGAAGGCCGAGATGTTCGGCCTCCAGGCCGCGATCGTCGACGGCTGGCGCGCCGAGCACGGGCTGGAAGGCCCGTCCCCGGCCCCCACCCTCTCGTGA
- a CDS encoding PhoH family protein, with amino-acid sequence MTETPTAQTPASEQARAHFTVPAKHPMVSVLGSGDALLRVIETAFPAADIHVRGNQVTAAGSAADVALIQRLFDEMILVLRTGQPMTEDAVERSIAMLRASEGGEGDGDETPADVLTQNILSSRGRTIRPKTLNQKRYVDAIDKHTIVFGIGPAGTGKTYLAMAKAVQALQSKQVNRIILTRPAVEAGERLGFLPGTLYEKIDPYLRPLYDALHDMLDPDSIPRLMAAGTIEVAPLAYMRGRTLNDAFIILDEAQNTSAEQMKMFLTRLGFDSKIVITGDITQVDLPSGTKSGLRQVQEILEGVDDVHFSRLTSQDVVRHKLVGRIVDAYEKYDNRDDRSGQDGRNGRSGPKGK; translated from the coding sequence ATGACGGAGACACCCACAGCCCAGACCCCCGCGTCCGAGCAGGCGCGAGCCCACTTCACCGTCCCCGCCAAACACCCGATGGTGAGCGTGCTGGGTTCGGGCGACGCCCTGCTGCGCGTGATCGAAACGGCCTTCCCGGCGGCCGACATCCACGTCCGGGGCAATCAGGTCACCGCGGCGGGTTCCGCGGCCGATGTCGCGCTGATCCAGCGACTGTTCGACGAGATGATACTGGTGCTCCGCACCGGGCAGCCGATGACGGAGGACGCAGTGGAACGCTCGATCGCCATGCTCAGAGCAAGCGAGGGCGGCGAGGGGGACGGCGACGAGACGCCCGCCGATGTGCTCACGCAGAACATCCTCTCCAGCCGCGGCCGCACCATCCGCCCCAAGACGCTCAACCAGAAGCGGTACGTCGACGCGATCGACAAGCACACGATCGTCTTCGGCATCGGCCCCGCGGGCACCGGAAAGACCTACCTCGCCATGGCCAAGGCGGTGCAGGCCCTCCAGTCCAAGCAGGTCAACCGGATCATCCTGACCCGCCCCGCCGTCGAGGCGGGCGAACGCCTCGGCTTCCTCCCGGGCACGCTCTACGAGAAGATCGACCCCTATCTCCGCCCGCTCTACGACGCGCTGCACGACATGCTCGACCCGGACTCGATCCCCCGGCTGATGGCGGCCGGCACGATCGAGGTCGCGCCGCTGGCCTATATGCGTGGCAGGACCCTGAATGATGCGTTCATCATCCTGGACGAGGCGCAGAACACCAGCGCCGAGCAGATGAAGATGTTCCTCACCCGGCTCGGCTTCGACTCGAAGATCGTCATCACCGGTGACATCACCCAGGTCGACCTGCCGAGCGGCACGAAGAGCGGTCTGCGTCAGGTGCAGGAGATCCTGGAGGGCGTCGACGACGTGCACTTCTCCCGGCTCACGTCCCAGGATGTCGTCCGGCACAAGCTGGTCGGCCGTATCGTCGACGCGTACGAGAAGTACGACAACCGCGACGACCGGAGCGGCCAGGACGGTCGGAACGGGCGAAGCGGTCCAAAAGGGAAGTAG
- a CDS encoding PfkB family carbohydrate kinase, with protein MNTDNPGIDPLDGLRAPQDPHCDVFLTGTVFLDIIFTGLDSAPVRGTESWARGMGSSPGGVANMATALARLGLHTSLAAAFGDDHYGEYCWDAMEQGEGIDLSMSHTVPGWHSPVTVSMAYEGERTMVSHGHEAPPPAAVDTDAAGPSGTTPAASPTAPTGTSPATPSGTSPAAPEEPFPRCPPRARAAVASLVPGRTEPWVAMAARSGARIFADVGWDETGRWDLDALADLEHCEAFLPNAQEAMRYTRTDCPRAAAHALAERVPLAVVTLGAEGAYAVDAATGVTAEVPAIEVEALDPTGAGDVFVAGFVTGTLADWPLADRLAFAGLTAALSVQEFGGSLSAPGWAEVAAWWQRVRTLPGQDPAALRRYAFLEELLPATARPWPLRRAVPTIGFRHP; from the coding sequence GTGAACACAGACAATCCAGGCATCGATCCGCTGGACGGGCTGCGCGCCCCCCAGGACCCGCACTGCGATGTGTTCCTGACCGGGACGGTCTTCCTCGACATCATCTTCACCGGCCTGGACAGCGCCCCCGTACGCGGTACGGAGAGCTGGGCGCGGGGCATGGGCTCCAGCCCCGGCGGGGTCGCCAACATGGCCACCGCGCTCGCCCGGCTCGGACTGCACACCTCGCTCGCGGCGGCTTTCGGCGACGACCACTACGGCGAGTACTGCTGGGACGCCATGGAACAGGGCGAGGGCATCGACCTGTCGATGTCGCACACCGTCCCCGGCTGGCACTCGCCGGTCACGGTCTCCATGGCGTACGAGGGCGAACGCACGATGGTCTCGCACGGCCACGAGGCCCCGCCCCCGGCGGCGGTGGACACCGACGCGGCCGGCCCCTCCGGTACGACGCCCGCCGCCTCGCCCACTGCCCCGACCGGCACTTCGCCCGCCACCCCGTCCGGCACCTCGCCCGCCGCCCCCGAGGAACCTTTTCCACGCTGCCCGCCCAGGGCCCGCGCAGCCGTCGCCTCACTGGTGCCCGGCCGCACGGAGCCCTGGGTCGCCATGGCCGCCCGGAGCGGCGCCCGGATCTTCGCCGACGTGGGCTGGGACGAGACCGGACGCTGGGACCTCGACGCGCTGGCCGACCTGGAGCACTGCGAGGCGTTCCTGCCCAACGCCCAGGAGGCGATGCGCTACACCCGTACCGACTGTCCGCGCGCCGCCGCGCACGCCCTGGCCGAACGGGTGCCGCTCGCCGTGGTCACCCTCGGCGCCGAGGGCGCGTACGCGGTGGACGCGGCCACCGGCGTCACCGCCGAGGTGCCCGCCATCGAGGTGGAGGCCCTGGACCCGACCGGTGCGGGCGACGTCTTCGTCGCCGGGTTCGTCACCGGCACCCTCGCGGACTGGCCGCTGGCCGACCGGCTGGCCTTCGCCGGGCTGACCGCCGCGCTCTCCGTACAGGAGTTCGGCGGCTCGCTGTCCGCGCCCGGCTGGGCGGAGGTCGCCGCCTGGTGGCAGCGGGTGCGGACCCTCCCGGGCCAGGACCCGGCCGCGCTGCGACGGTACGCGTTCCTGGAGGAACTGCTGCCCGCGACGGCCCGGCCCTGGCCACTGCGCCGCGCGGTCCCGACGATCGGCTTCCGCCACCCCTGA
- a CDS encoding MFS transporter: protein MSSRPRAVGPLVAVFTAGHLASYLLPTLVGRLSAGLGLNPAQAGAVGSALLLSSAITGFVLAGRVEGGGPRRPARIGLALATAGYGCAALAGTVPLVVLGAVIGGIGSGTATVVAVAGIAAGSDPHRGSSLGLLSVSATAGVLYLTLPHLGGGHRLPFLAIAFVALLVQPATGRLGRALPATAVTPAAGRLPHRRSGLVLAGGMLCWSMAQNALWGVSGRIGVVRAGLTEVTIGAVLAASLGAGLLGLAGAGLLGARLGRAVPIGLGTVVIAASIVLCSSARGLGSFATGEIVWNTLYPVVLTYLIGLAASLDARGRWAVFAGSASSVGVACGPMLGSVLSEAAGYQGMGLLLGAATLLIAAPFTAVALHIGGRPLVPGSVRRRGGAPTALLAATTGKPPGAVPRLGAPEQAVAELRVTALRRRRPARNAFRPAGPTNGTGQSNSYASTSDR from the coding sequence ATGTCCTCGCGCCCGCGCGCCGTGGGGCCCCTGGTCGCCGTCTTCACCGCCGGTCACCTCGCCTCGTACCTCCTCCCCACCCTCGTCGGACGGCTCAGCGCCGGGCTGGGGCTCAACCCGGCCCAGGCCGGTGCGGTCGGCAGCGCTCTCCTGCTCAGCTCGGCCATCACCGGCTTCGTGCTCGCGGGGCGCGTCGAAGGGGGCGGGCCCCGGCGGCCCGCACGGATCGGCCTGGCGCTGGCCACGGCCGGGTACGGCTGCGCCGCGCTGGCCGGGACCGTGCCACTGGTGGTCCTGGGCGCGGTGATCGGCGGCATCGGTTCCGGTACGGCGACGGTGGTCGCGGTCGCCGGTATCGCCGCCGGGAGCGATCCGCACCGGGGCTCGTCCCTCGGGCTGCTGAGCGTCTCCGCGACGGCGGGCGTCCTCTATCTGACGCTGCCGCACCTCGGCGGCGGACACCGGCTGCCGTTCCTCGCGATCGCGTTCGTCGCCCTGCTCGTCCAGCCCGCCACCGGACGCCTCGGCCGGGCCCTTCCCGCCACGGCCGTCACACCCGCCGCGGGCCGGCTGCCGCACCGCCGCTCGGGCCTGGTCCTGGCGGGCGGGATGCTGTGCTGGTCCATGGCGCAGAACGCCCTGTGGGGCGTGAGCGGCAGGATCGGTGTGGTGCGGGCCGGGCTCACCGAGGTGACCATCGGCGCGGTGCTCGCCGCCTCGCTCGGCGCCGGACTGCTCGGGCTGGCGGGGGCCGGGCTGCTCGGCGCGCGCCTCGGGCGGGCCGTGCCGATCGGGCTGGGCACGGTGGTGATCGCGGCGAGCATCGTGCTCTGTTCGTCGGCGCGCGGCCTGGGCTCGTTCGCGACCGGCGAGATCGTGTGGAACACGCTGTACCCGGTGGTCCTGACGTATCTGATCGGGCTGGCCGCCTCGCTCGACGCGCGCGGCCGGTGGGCGGTGTTCGCCGGGTCGGCCTCGTCCGTCGGTGTGGCGTGCGGCCCGATGCTGGGCAGCGTCCTCTCGGAGGCGGCCGGCTATCAGGGCATGGGGCTCCTGCTCGGGGCCGCCACCCTGCTGATCGCGGCGCCCTTCACGGCCGTGGCCCTGCACATCGGGGGCCGTCCGCTGGTGCCGGGCTCGGTCCGCCGTCGCGGTGGCGCGCCCACCGCCCTGCTGGCCGCCACCACGGGCAAACCGCCCGGGGCCGTGCCCAGGCTGGGCGCCCCCGAGCAGGCTGTCGCGGAACTGCGGGTGACCGCCCTGCGCCGTCGGCGACCCGCCAGGAACGCGTTCCGCCCGGCCGGTCCCACGAACGGGACGGGTCAGTCGAACTCGTACGCCTCGACCTCGGACAGATAG
- a CDS encoding adenosine deaminase, which translates to MHLPKAELHLHIEGTLEPELAFALAARNGVTLPYADTEELRAAYLFDDLQSFLDLYYALMTVLRTEDDFTELADAYLARAAAQGVRHAEIFFDPQAHTARGVPIGAVVEGLGRALERAEERHGVSAQLIMCFLRDLSAESALETLESAKPYLHRISAVGLDSAEVGHPPAKFREVYEAAGALGLRKVAHAGEEGPPAYIREALDVLGVERVDHGLRCLEDPELVERLVAERVPLTLCPLSNVRLRAVETLEKHPLRTMLAAGLHCTVNSDDPAYFGGYAGDTFHAVREALGLDPEELRTLARNSFEAAFLDHDEERRARYLSEVEAYEFD; encoded by the coding sequence GTGCACCTCCCCAAGGCCGAACTCCACCTCCACATCGAAGGAACCCTCGAACCCGAGCTGGCCTTCGCGCTCGCCGCGCGCAACGGCGTGACCCTGCCGTACGCCGACACCGAGGAACTGCGGGCCGCGTACCTCTTCGACGACCTCCAGTCCTTCCTCGACCTCTACTACGCGCTGATGACGGTGCTGCGCACCGAGGACGACTTCACCGAACTCGCCGACGCCTATCTCGCCCGCGCCGCCGCCCAGGGCGTGCGCCACGCGGAGATCTTCTTCGACCCGCAGGCGCACACCGCGCGCGGTGTCCCGATCGGCGCGGTCGTCGAAGGACTCGGCCGGGCGCTGGAGCGCGCCGAGGAACGGCACGGCGTCTCCGCCCAGCTGATCATGTGCTTCCTGCGTGATCTGTCCGCCGAATCGGCGCTGGAGACGCTGGAGTCCGCCAAGCCGTACCTGCACCGGATCAGCGCCGTCGGACTGGACTCCGCCGAGGTCGGCCACCCGCCCGCGAAGTTCCGCGAGGTGTACGAGGCGGCCGGGGCACTCGGACTGCGGAAGGTCGCCCACGCGGGCGAGGAGGGTCCGCCCGCGTACATCCGGGAGGCCCTGGACGTCCTCGGCGTGGAGCGCGTCGACCACGGGCTGAGGTGCCTGGAGGACCCGGAACTGGTGGAACGGCTGGTCGCCGAGCGGGTGCCGCTGACACTCTGCCCGCTGTCCAACGTACGGCTGCGCGCGGTCGAGACCCTGGAGAAGCACCCGCTGCGCACCATGCTGGCCGCCGGACTGCACTGCACGGTGAACTCCGACGACCCCGCCTACTTCGGCGGATACGCGGGCGACACCTTCCACGCCGTCCGGGAAGCGCTCGGCCTGGACCCGGAGGAGCTGCGGACCCTGGCCCGCAACTCGTTCGAGGCGGCCTTCCTCGATCACGACGAGGAGCGCAGGGCGCGCTATCTGTCCGAGGTCGAGGCGTACGAGTTCGACTGA
- a CDS encoding ribonuclease Z, with product MSVRELVILGTASQVPTRHRNHNGYLLRWDGQGILFDPGEGTQRQMLRAGVAAYDIDRICVTHFHGDHSLGLAGVIQRINLDRVPHPVTANYPASGQRFFERLRYATAYHETVELTEAPVAADGVLASTAAYTLSAHRLSHPVESYGYRLVEPDGRRMLPALLAEHGIAGPDVGRLAREGELNGVTLDDVSETRRGQRFAFIMDTRLCDGVRVLAEGCDLLAVESTFLDEDERLATDHGHLTAGQAGRVARDAGVRHLVLTHFSQRYDDPGVFAAQARAAGYEGGLTVAEDLTRVPVPTRHR from the coding sequence TTGTCCGTACGAGAACTGGTGATCCTCGGCACCGCCAGCCAGGTCCCCACCCGGCACCGCAACCACAACGGCTATCTGCTCCGCTGGGACGGCCAGGGCATCCTCTTCGACCCCGGCGAGGGCACCCAGCGGCAGATGCTGCGGGCCGGGGTCGCCGCGTACGACATCGACCGGATCTGCGTCACGCACTTCCACGGCGACCACTCGCTGGGCCTGGCCGGGGTGATCCAGCGGATCAACCTCGACCGGGTCCCGCACCCGGTCACCGCCAACTACCCGGCGAGCGGGCAGCGCTTCTTCGAACGGCTGCGGTACGCCACCGCTTACCACGAGACCGTCGAACTGACCGAGGCCCCGGTCGCCGCCGACGGGGTACTGGCCTCGACCGCCGCGTACACCCTCTCCGCGCACCGGCTCTCGCACCCCGTCGAGTCGTACGGCTACCGCCTCGTCGAGCCGGACGGCCGCCGGATGCTCCCCGCGCTCCTCGCCGAGCACGGCATCGCGGGGCCCGACGTCGGCCGGCTCGCGCGCGAGGGCGAGCTGAACGGCGTCACGCTCGACGACGTCTCCGAGACCCGGCGCGGTCAGCGGTTCGCGTTCATCATGGACACCCGGCTCTGCGACGGTGTGCGGGTGCTCGCCGAGGGCTGCGATCTGCTGGCCGTCGAGTCGACCTTCCTCGACGAGGACGAACGGCTGGCCACCGACCACGGCCATCTGACCGCGGGCCAGGCGGGGCGGGTCGCGCGCGACGCGGGCGTACGGCACCTCGTGCTGACCCACTTCTCGCAGCGCTACGACGACCCCGGCGTCTTCGCGGCCCAGGCCCGCGCCGCGGGGTACGAGGGCGGACTCACCGTCGCCGAGGACCTGACGCGGGTCCCGGTCCCCACCCGGCACCGATGA
- a CDS encoding histidine triad nucleotide-binding protein → MAGEPQPDCLFCKIVAGEVPATVVRETATTVAFRDINPQAPTHVLVIPRVHHPDAAALAAAEPQIAADVLREAGQVAADEKITDSGYRIILNTGSGAGQTVFHAHAHVLGGRGLQWPPG, encoded by the coding sequence ATGGCGGGAGAACCGCAGCCCGACTGTCTGTTCTGCAAGATCGTCGCGGGGGAGGTCCCGGCCACCGTCGTGCGGGAGACCGCGACGACCGTCGCCTTCCGCGACATAAACCCGCAGGCCCCCACGCATGTGCTCGTCATCCCCCGGGTCCACCACCCGGACGCCGCCGCGCTCGCCGCCGCCGAACCGCAGATCGCCGCGGACGTGCTGCGCGAGGCCGGGCAGGTGGCCGCCGACGAGAAGATCACCGACAGCGGTTACCGGATCATCCTCAACACCGGTTCGGGCGCGGGACAGACCGTCTTCCACGCGCACGCCCATGTGCTCGGCGGCCGCGGCCTCCAGTGGCCCCCCGGTTAG
- a CDS encoding 16S rRNA (uracil(1498)-N(3))-methyltransferase — protein MTAPVFVVENIPQTPEFVLDGPEGRHAVSVKRLRAGEDVVLTDGRGRRAEGVVKATEGKDRLVVTGLGAYTEEPPPTPRITVVQALPKGDRGEVAVETMTETGVDAIVPWQAARCITQWKGDRGPKALTKWRSTAREAGKQSRRALFPEVMDLMTTKGVAGLLATADFAAVLHEDPECAGEPLATVDLPAEGGIVLVVGPEGGVSPDELAAFTAAGARVCRLGPSVLRTSTAGTAATALLMGRTGRWG, from the coding sequence GTGACCGCCCCGGTCTTTGTCGTCGAGAACATCCCGCAGACCCCGGAATTCGTCCTGGACGGTCCCGAAGGCCGGCACGCCGTGTCGGTGAAGCGGCTGCGGGCCGGTGAGGACGTCGTCCTGACGGACGGCCGCGGCAGGCGGGCCGAAGGTGTGGTCAAGGCGACGGAGGGCAAGGACCGGCTCGTCGTGACCGGCCTGGGGGCGTACACCGAGGAGCCCCCGCCCACTCCCCGGATCACCGTCGTCCAGGCCCTCCCCAAGGGCGACCGGGGAGAGGTCGCCGTCGAGACGATGACGGAGACCGGCGTCGACGCGATCGTGCCGTGGCAGGCCGCGCGCTGCATCACGCAGTGGAAGGGTGACCGGGGCCCGAAGGCCCTCACCAAGTGGCGCAGCACCGCGCGGGAGGCCGGCAAGCAGTCCCGCCGGGCACTGTTCCCCGAGGTCATGGACCTCATGACGACCAAGGGGGTGGCCGGACTCCTGGCGACGGCGGACTTCGCGGCCGTCCTGCACGAGGACCCGGAGTGCGCCGGTGAACCGCTGGCCACCGTGGACCTCCCCGCCGAGGGCGGGATCGTCCTGGTCGTCGGGCCCGAGGGCGGTGTCTCCCCGGACGAACTGGCCGCCTTCACCGCGGCGGGCGCCCGGGTCTGCCGCCTGGGACCGAGCGTGCTGCGCACTTCCACGGCGGGCACGGCGGCCACCGCGCTGCTGATGGGACGCACCGGACGCTGGGGCTGA
- a CDS encoding nitronate monooxygenase, which produces MSSALTDLCRYPIVQAPMAGGASCPQLAAAVAEGGGLGFLAAGYKTADGMYNEIKQVRALTGSPFGVNLFMPQSGLGDPSAVEVYRHQLAGEAAWYETPLGDPDAAGDDDGYEAKLAILLEDPVPVVSFTFGCPTRDTLDAFARTGTFTVVTVTTPEEAQAAQWAGADAVCVQGIEAGGHQSTHRDDPQTDHTGIGLLSLVTQVRETSQLPVIAAGGLMRGSQIAAVLAAGAEAAQFGTAFLGCPESGAHPLHKQALTNPLFVRTALTRAFSGRPARGLVNRFMREHGPYAPAAYPQVHHLTSGLRKAAAKAGDAQGMALWAGQGHRLARELPAARLTGLLAEELDTATTAPDRRSAP; this is translated from the coding sequence ATGTCCTCCGCGTTGACCGATCTCTGCCGGTATCCGATCGTGCAGGCCCCGATGGCGGGCGGAGCGTCATGCCCGCAGCTCGCGGCGGCCGTCGCCGAGGGCGGTGGGCTCGGCTTCCTCGCCGCCGGGTACAAGACGGCGGACGGCATGTACAACGAGATCAAGCAGGTACGCGCGCTGACCGGTAGCCCGTTCGGCGTCAACCTCTTCATGCCGCAGTCGGGTCTCGGCGACCCGAGCGCCGTCGAGGTGTACCGGCACCAGCTCGCGGGCGAGGCCGCCTGGTACGAGACCCCGCTCGGCGACCCGGACGCGGCGGGCGACGACGACGGTTACGAGGCGAAGCTGGCGATCCTGCTGGAGGACCCGGTCCCGGTCGTCTCCTTCACCTTCGGCTGCCCCACCCGCGACACCCTCGACGCGTTCGCCAGGACCGGTACGTTCACCGTCGTCACGGTCACCACGCCCGAGGAGGCGCAGGCCGCCCAGTGGGCGGGCGCCGACGCGGTCTGCGTCCAGGGCATCGAGGCGGGCGGCCACCAGTCGACGCACCGCGACGACCCCCAGACCGACCACACCGGCATCGGGCTGCTCTCCCTCGTCACGCAGGTCCGGGAGACCTCACAGCTGCCGGTCATCGCGGCGGGCGGACTGATGCGCGGCTCGCAGATCGCGGCGGTGCTGGCGGCGGGCGCGGAGGCGGCGCAGTTCGGCACGGCGTTCCTGGGCTGTCCCGAGTCCGGGGCCCATCCGCTGCACAAGCAGGCGCTGACCAATCCGCTCTTCGTACGGACCGCCCTGACCCGGGCGTTCTCCGGGCGCCCCGCCCGGGGGCTGGTCAACCGCTTCATGCGGGAACACGGCCCGTACGCCCCGGCCGCGTACCCCCAGGTGCACCATCTGACGAGCGGGCTGCGCAAGGCCGCCGCGAAGGCGGGGGACGCCCAGGGCATGGCGCTGTGGGCGGGCCAGGGCCACCGGCTGGCCCGCGAACTGCCCGCTGCCCGGCTGACCGGACTGCTCGCCGAGGAACTGGACACCGCGACGACGGCACCGGACCGGAGGAGCGCGCCGTGA